A genomic stretch from Anaerolinea thermophila UNI-1 includes:
- a CDS encoding TM7S3/TM198-like domain-containing protein: MITPIGMISIVVGIIVCFSGYSMFRSMLPLWGFILGGAAAMYLAPLVIKVPEAQRLWLDIGSFVVGGVLGAVLASPLYYVTIFASGAAMGALSGMVFGAYLQISGGEISVRALRQLAGMTFPPRIETAVQVFLMVALGLIIGAAALSFQKFMITASTAFLGSAAVVSGFTGTITQALQGNPSQGVWMIVGWLLLGMLGMFIQFRMRDET, translated from the coding sequence ATGATTACGCCGATAGGCATGATTTCAATTGTGGTGGGGATTATTGTGTGCTTTTCGGGGTACAGCATGTTCCGCTCGATGCTTCCTCTTTGGGGCTTCATTTTGGGCGGAGCCGCCGCCATGTATCTTGCCCCGCTAGTGATTAAAGTTCCCGAAGCCCAGCGTCTCTGGCTGGATATCGGTAGTTTTGTGGTGGGCGGCGTGCTGGGGGCGGTGCTGGCATCTCCCCTGTATTACGTGACCATCTTTGCCTCTGGCGCAGCCATGGGTGCGCTTTCGGGAATGGTGTTTGGGGCGTATCTGCAAATCTCCGGCGGAGAGATTTCGGTGCGTGCGTTGAGACAGTTGGCGGGAATGACCTTTCCTCCCCGCATCGAGACCGCCGTTCAGGTGTTCCTCATGGTGGCACTGGGGTTAATCATCGGCGCGGCGGCGTTGAGCTTCCAAAAGTTCATGATCACCGCCTCGACCGCCTTTCTGGGCTCGGCAGCAGTGGTCAGCGGGTTTACCGGCACCATCACCCAAGCCCTACAGGGCAACCCCTCTCAGGGCGTTTGGATGATAGTGGGCTGGTTGTTGCTAGGCATGCTGGGGATGTTCATCCAGTTCCGCATGCGAGATGAAACATAA
- a CDS encoding NYN domain-containing protein yields MDSEQSAIRSRRIAMLIDGDNAQPSLIGDMLAETSKYGTVIIRRIYGDWTTANMNGWKEVLQTYAIQPIQQFRYTIGKNATDSAMIIDAMDILYEDRVEGFCLVSSDSDYTRLATRIREKGIFVMGIGKSTTPRAFVNACDVFVFTENLQKKNLPAPKPRPQSASASRRKTEKNGKTEKQEEKAPAVESDALANLPLDLLRQAYDLAVGDDGWAFLGLMGTHLRQLDPSFDPRTYGFKQLSMLIKALPDLFETKVGKRGDGTFNVYVRLKE; encoded by the coding sequence ATGGACTCTGAGCAATCGGCGATTCGTTCCCGACGAATAGCCATGTTGATTGATGGGGATAACGCCCAGCCTTCGCTGATTGGCGACATGCTGGCGGAGACCAGCAAATACGGCACAGTGATCATCCGCCGCATCTACGGCGACTGGACGACTGCCAACATGAACGGCTGGAAGGAAGTTCTGCAAACCTACGCCATCCAGCCCATTCAGCAGTTCCGCTACACCATTGGCAAGAACGCCACCGACAGCGCCATGATTATTGACGCCATGGACATCCTCTACGAAGACCGCGTCGAGGGCTTCTGCCTGGTCTCCAGCGATTCGGACTACACCCGCCTGGCAACGCGCATCCGCGAGAAAGGCATCTTTGTAATGGGCATCGGCAAGTCCACCACCCCGCGGGCATTCGTCAACGCCTGCGATGTGTTCGTCTTCACCGAGAACCTGCAAAAGAAGAACCTGCCCGCCCCCAAACCGCGCCCGCAGAGCGCCAGCGCTTCCCGCAGGAAGACCGAGAAGAACGGCAAGACCGAAAAGCAGGAAGAGAAAGCCCCTGCCGTCGAGAGCGATGCCCTGGCAAACCTGCCGCTGGATTTGCTCCGCCAGGCGTACGACCTGGCAGTAGGCGATGATGGCTGGGCATTTCTGGGGTTGATGGGCACGCACCTGCGCCAGTTAGACCCCAGTTTTGACCCGCGCACCTACGGCTTCAAGCAGTTGTCCATGCTCATCAAAGCCCTGCCCGACCTGTTTGAGACGAAAGTCGGCAAGCGCGGCGATGGCACGTTCAACGTGTACGTGCGCCTGAAGGAATAA
- a CDS encoding RNA polymerase sigma factor gives MTEWVSKMGLSRNRTKYDERFLIQAIREDPEKFGELYKLYVERVFRYLYSQTGNIQEAEDLTSQTFLTALESINHYRQDGHFSAWLFTIAHNKAMDHFRRKKKTIPLDEKREIPDPIHAVMQSEQSIMLRTLIRSLTEEERELLRLRFLAEMSYEEMAHFLRRNEQAVKKSLYRLLARLQRQMEDSHE, from the coding sequence ATGACAGAATGGGTGAGTAAAATGGGACTATCCCGGAATAGAACCAAATACGATGAACGTTTTTTGATTCAGGCAATAAGAGAAGATCCAGAAAAGTTTGGAGAACTTTACAAGCTGTATGTGGAAAGGGTCTTCAGATATCTTTACAGCCAAACTGGAAATATCCAGGAAGCAGAAGATCTCACCAGCCAGACGTTCTTAACTGCACTGGAATCCATTAACCACTATCGTCAGGATGGGCATTTCTCCGCTTGGTTGTTTACGATTGCCCATAACAAAGCAATGGATCATTTTCGTCGGAAAAAAAAGACCATCCCTTTAGACGAAAAAAGGGAGATTCCCGATCCTATCCATGCAGTCATGCAATCAGAACAATCCATCATGCTGAGAACACTGATTCGGTCATTGACTGAAGAAGAACGCGAGTTATTAAGACTGCGTTTTCTGGCAGAAATGAGTTATGAAGAAATGGCACATTTCCTTCGACGCAACGAGCAGGCAGTTAAGAAATCCCTTTACCGATTGCTGGCACGTTTACAACGTCAGATGGAGGATTCTCATGAATGA